The following are encoded in a window of Mycobacteroides chelonae CCUG 47445 genomic DNA:
- the purE gene encoding 5-(carboxyamino)imidazole ribonucleotide mutase codes for MSARVGLIMGSDSDWSVMSDAANALAEFAIPFEVGVVSAHRTPARMLEYAQTAADRGIQVIIAGAGGAAHLPGMVASATPLPVIGVPVPLARLDGLDSLLSIVQMPAGVPVATVSIGGARNAGLLAARILGVSDTTLRDKVVAFQASMEATVLEKDEALRRRLLGD; via the coding sequence GTGAGTGCACGGGTCGGCCTGATCATGGGCAGCGACAGTGACTGGTCGGTGATGTCGGATGCCGCGAATGCTTTGGCAGAGTTCGCAATTCCCTTTGAGGTGGGCGTTGTCTCGGCACACCGCACCCCGGCGCGCATGCTGGAGTACGCACAGACGGCCGCCGACCGGGGCATCCAGGTGATCATCGCCGGGGCAGGCGGGGCCGCGCATCTGCCCGGCATGGTGGCCTCGGCCACCCCGTTGCCGGTCATCGGCGTTCCGGTGCCGCTGGCGCGGCTGGATGGTCTGGACTCCCTGCTGTCCATCGTGCAGATGCCTGCGGGTGTGCCCGTCGCGACGGTGTCGATCGGTGGAGCCCGCAACGCCGGGCTGCTGGCCGCGCGCATCCTGGGGGTCTCCGACACGACGCTGCGGGACAAGGTGGTTGCCTTCCAAGCGAGCATGGAAGCAACCGTTTTGGAGAAGGATGAGGCGCTGCGGCGCAGACTATTAGGCGACTAA
- a CDS encoding acyl-CoA dehydrogenase — protein sequence MAGNPSFDLFKLAEEHDELRAAIRGLAEKEIAPYAKDVDEKARFPQEALDALVASGFNAVHVPEEYDGQGADSVAACIVIEEVARVCASSSLIPAVNKLGTMGLILSGSDELKKQVLPSIASGEAMASYALSEREAGSDAASMRTRAKADGDDWIINGSKCWITNGGKSSWYTVMAVTDPEKKAHGISAFMVHKDDEGFTVGPLEHKLGIKGSPTAELYFENCRIPGDRIIGQPGTGFKTALETLDHTRPTIGAQALGIAQGALDAAIAYTKDRKQFGRSISDFQGVQFMLADMAMKVEAARLLVYTAAARAERGEKSLGFISSASKCFASDVAMEVTTDAVQLFGGAGYTTDFPVERMMRDAKITQIYEGTNQIQRVVMTRALLGS from the coding sequence ATGGCTGGAAACCCGTCGTTTGACCTGTTCAAGCTGGCAGAAGAGCATGACGAGTTGCGTGCGGCGATCCGTGGCCTGGCTGAAAAAGAGATCGCTCCCTACGCCAAGGATGTCGACGAGAAGGCCCGGTTCCCCCAGGAGGCCCTCGATGCGCTGGTCGCCTCGGGCTTCAATGCCGTGCACGTTCCCGAGGAGTACGACGGTCAGGGCGCCGATAGCGTGGCCGCCTGCATCGTCATCGAAGAGGTGGCCCGGGTCTGCGCGTCGTCGTCGTTGATCCCCGCCGTCAACAAGCTCGGCACCATGGGGCTGATCCTCAGCGGCTCCGACGAGCTCAAGAAGCAGGTTTTGCCATCCATCGCCAGCGGCGAGGCCATGGCCTCTTACGCGCTGTCCGAGCGCGAGGCCGGCAGCGACGCGGCCAGCATGCGCACTCGTGCCAAGGCGGACGGCGATGACTGGATCATCAATGGCAGCAAGTGCTGGATCACCAACGGTGGCAAGTCTTCCTGGTACACCGTGATGGCAGTGACCGATCCCGAGAAGAAGGCGCACGGCATCTCGGCCTTCATGGTGCACAAGGACGACGAGGGTTTCACGGTCGGCCCGCTGGAGCACAAGCTGGGTATCAAGGGCTCGCCCACCGCGGAGCTGTACTTCGAGAACTGCCGGATTCCGGGCGACCGGATCATCGGCCAGCCGGGCACCGGTTTCAAGACCGCGCTGGAGACGCTCGATCACACCCGGCCCACCATCGGCGCGCAGGCCCTCGGGATCGCGCAGGGTGCGCTCGACGCCGCGATTGCGTACACCAAGGACCGCAAGCAGTTTGGCCGGTCCATCAGCGACTTCCAGGGTGTGCAGTTCATGCTCGCCGATATGGCGATGAAGGTCGAGGCCGCCCGCCTGCTGGTGTACACCGCGGCGGCTCGTGCCGAGCGCGGCGAGAAGAGCCTGGGCTTCATCTCCTCGGCCTCGAAGTGCTTCGCCTCCGATGTGGCCATGGAGGTCACCACCGATGCCGTGCAGCTGTTCGGCGGCGCCGGGTACACCACCGACTTCCCGGTGGAGCGGATGATGCGCGATGCCAAGATCACCCAGATCTACGAGGGCACCAACCAGATTCAGCGCGTGGTGATGACCCGCGCCCTGCTTGGTTCCTAG